In Thiospirochaeta perfilievii, a single window of DNA contains:
- a CDS encoding AraC family transcriptional regulator, whose amino-acid sequence MIFKIEELVTFGRSQCSSGYEFGGLRNYYVLHFVINGKGEYKVGKKTWRLKKGNAFLIRPNESHLYKADENEPWEYLWVCFTGDISTVLKNININENNLCSDIEDFDRVLDIYSKLKEPTKLQKIDDILSNIGLTYMLLSLFAGNSSKVIESQIKTRNVTKNHVFGMSCFIEQNFMNPISVSDVINFIQLDRSYASTLYKKEKNISIYDDIQERRIEKAVKLLKTSYSIKEITYICGFKSYQNFITIFKKRFGLSPREYKKHMYLLL is encoded by the coding sequence ATGATTTTCAAGATTGAAGAACTAGTAACATTTGGACGATCCCAATGTAGTAGTGGCTATGAGTTTGGTGGATTAAGGAATTACTATGTATTACACTTTGTAATTAATGGTAAAGGTGAGTACAAGGTTGGTAAAAAAACATGGAGATTAAAAAAAGGTAACGCTTTTTTAATACGTCCAAACGAGTCTCATCTTTATAAAGCAGATGAAAACGAACCTTGGGAGTATCTTTGGGTATGTTTTACAGGTGATATATCAACAGTTTTAAAAAATATAAATATCAATGAAAACAACCTGTGTTCAGATATTGAAGATTTTGATAGAGTTTTAGACATATATTCTAAACTTAAAGAACCAACTAAACTACAGAAAATAGATGATATCTTATCTAATATTGGCTTAACATATATGTTATTATCCTTATTTGCTGGAAATAGTTCAAAAGTGATTGAAAGTCAAATTAAAACACGTAATGTAACAAAAAACCATGTTTTTGGTATGTCATGTTTTATTGAACAAAACTTTATGAATCCAATCTCTGTATCTGATGTTATAAACTTTATTCAACTTGATAGATCCTACGCTTCAACTCTATATAAAAAAGAGAAAAATATCTCAATATATGATGATATTCAAGAACGTAGGATTGAAAAGGCGGTAAAACTACTTAAAACCAGTTACTCAATAAAAGAAATTACCTATATATGCGGATTTAAAAGTTATCAGAACTTTATAACCATATTTAAAAAGCGCTTTGGATTATCCCCAAGAGAATATAAGAAACATATGTATTTGTTGTTATAA
- a CDS encoding methyl-accepting chemotaxis protein — MKKIVNKIVVPISISLILVFTLIIFIVTRYSSSTITNIYNENFEVIVNQLEGSVEILGSKLQSIEDIKYEAAQLKLSSLVDITVSTMENQYNRYRAGLISETEAKNTAIDLIRNYTFDGDGYFWIDDTEYINILLPPNPSVEGTSREGLIDKKGTYIVKEFVKNSIEDGEAYLSYWFPKPGESEPSEKLGYTKIFKPWNWVVGTGFYIDDIATEVQKIQQNDLINFNTLIQSKKIEGGYPLIFDRNNRMISSPNRENFLKNIEILDSITGEDIVKKAFEVKNGLIEYQYRQGDKISRKFAFIRYYEKYDWIILYSMDKALIEEDVKKIQNLVLIVAIGAVLLSIFLLLFVAKLVVKNVESVTNKIYEISEGEGDLTQEIAIQTNDETGLLAKYFNNFTSKLRDIVLSIKQIGEKSGLMGETLASNTDELSATVDEISSTMRSIKDKTERLTNEVNTSNINLDDIKNKIKILKESTTKESAYVSESSAAVEEMVASINAISKISNEKNKAIMDLTQIAQAGEKDMDLTVQSIVTIEESAGSMLNMIKTITDVSDRINLLAMNAAIEAAHAGEAGKGFAVVADEIRKLAAVTAQSTTDMSNTLTSISNSIVDAANLSSNTGKTIKSITVEVVDVSKSLTEMINSFTEISQGTSQITDSLNRLVHTSMDVSSAAELMDSSTSAIQSSLGSVTQLTSENNNGMSEITNGIQEISISLSDLAQLSTENSENIINLNSIVSKFKT; from the coding sequence ATGAAAAAAATAGTTAACAAAATAGTAGTTCCTATATCAATATCATTAATTTTAGTCTTTACATTAATTATTTTTATAGTTACACGTTACTCTTCGTCTACAATTACTAATATATATAATGAAAATTTCGAAGTTATTGTAAACCAGTTAGAGGGTAGTGTTGAGATACTAGGAAGTAAATTACAGAGTATTGAGGATATAAAATATGAGGCGGCACAACTTAAATTATCATCCCTTGTAGATATAACAGTATCCACAATGGAGAATCAGTATAACAGGTATAGAGCTGGACTAATAAGTGAGACTGAAGCAAAAAATACAGCAATAGATCTTATTAGAAATTACACTTTTGATGGAGATGGGTATTTCTGGATTGATGATACAGAGTATATAAATATTCTTCTGCCACCAAACCCGTCAGTGGAGGGGACAAGTCGAGAGGGTTTAATTGATAAAAAAGGTACATATATAGTAAAAGAATTTGTTAAAAACTCTATAGAAGATGGAGAGGCATATTTAAGTTATTGGTTCCCAAAACCTGGGGAGAGTGAGCCTTCTGAAAAACTAGGTTATACAAAGATATTTAAACCTTGGAACTGGGTAGTCGGAACAGGTTTCTATATTGATGATATAGCAACTGAAGTTCAAAAAATTCAGCAGAATGATTTAATTAATTTTAATACTCTAATTCAATCTAAGAAGATAGAGGGGGGTTATCCGCTAATATTCGATAGAAATAATCGAATGATCTCGTCTCCTAATAGAGAAAACTTTCTTAAAAACATAGAAATTTTAGACTCAATAACTGGTGAAGATATAGTGAAAAAGGCCTTTGAAGTCAAGAACGGCCTAATTGAATACCAATATCGTCAAGGGGACAAAATAAGTAGAAAGTTTGCATTTATACGTTATTACGAAAAGTATGATTGGATTATTTTATACTCTATGGATAAGGCCCTTATTGAAGAGGATGTAAAAAAAATACAGAACTTAGTACTAATTGTAGCTATTGGTGCTGTTTTACTATCAATCTTTTTACTACTATTTGTAGCTAAACTTGTTGTTAAAAATGTAGAATCTGTAACAAATAAAATTTATGAAATATCCGAGGGAGAAGGGGATTTAACCCAGGAGATAGCTATTCAGACTAATGATGAAACAGGTTTACTTGCAAAGTATTTTAACAACTTTACAAGTAAACTTAGAGACATTGTTTTAAGTATTAAGCAGATTGGGGAAAAGAGTGGACTTATGGGGGAAACCCTTGCATCTAATACAGATGAACTCTCTGCAACAGTAGACGAGATTTCATCAACAATGAGGTCTATTAAAGATAAAACCGAGAGACTAACCAACGAAGTAAATACATCTAACATTAACCTAGATGATATTAAAAATAAGATTAAAATATTAAAGGAAAGCACAACTAAAGAGTCTGCTTATGTCTCAGAATCTTCAGCTGCCGTAGAAGAGATGGTTGCTTCAATTAATGCTATATCAAAGATATCAAACGAAAAGAACAAGGCTATTATGGACTTAACCCAGATAGCTCAAGCTGGAGAAAAGGATATGGATTTAACTGTGCAATCAATTGTGACAATTGAAGAGTCTGCTGGTTCTATGCTTAATATGATTAAAACAATAACTGACGTATCGGATAGAATAAATCTCCTAGCTATGAATGCAGCTATTGAGGCAGCCCATGCAGGTGAGGCTGGAAAGGGTTTTGCAGTAGTTGCAGATGAGATTCGAAAGTTAGCTGCAGTTACAGCCCAAAGTACAACCGATATGTCAAATACTTTAACCTCTATATCTAACTCAATTGTAGATGCAGCAAACCTATCTAGCAACACAGGGAAAACAATTAAATCGATTACTGTAGAAGTAGTCGATGTTTCGAAGAGTTTAACAGAGATGATAAATTCATTTACTGAAATATCCCAGGGAACATCACAAATAACGGACTCTCTAAATAGGTTAGTTCACACAAGTATGGATGTATCTAGTGCTGCAGAACTAATGGACTCATCCACTTCTGCAATTCAGTCATCTTTAGGTAGTGTTACCCAGTTAACTAGTGAGAATAATAATGGAATGAGTGAGATAACAAATGGAATACAAGAGATTTCAATATCACTATCAGATCTAGCTCAGCTAAGTACTGAAAACTCAGAAAATATAATAAATCTTAACTCTATAGTTTCAAAATTTAAGACCTAA
- a CDS encoding alpha-galactosidase codes for MIRFEEDLEQFILETKNYSYHIEILNNKYLRHIQWGRKIPQLNRPCSENDRDLEYTVDIDFPNKVFIESHPLEFGIEGSGDFRRPSVSLNSSLGRPFNDLEYFDYKINKGKKKLIGLPSSRYNEGDLVETLSIFLKDPESKVLVELLYSVFDDYDVITRSMNISNTSNEAVDINSIMSFSLDIPSATNGEDLGLISLEGSWARERHIERGPLRKGKTTISSNRGISSHILNPFCCLAPKSTTEFIGESWSFSLIYSGNFMLEMEKSFTNNIRVSGGINPENFSWTLEENSSFQTPEAILVYSDEGLNGMSNIYHKFLRDRLLPKEFGNSERPILINNWESTYFDFDHDKIISISKKAKEVGIELCVLDDGWFGDRDGDTKGLGNWSVNKDKLPKGLEGLSSEINQNSMKFGLWVEPEMVNDDAKIIKEHPDWLLGAYKENPVRGRNQLVLDLANPEVVDWLIETFTDVFSWGNISYIKWDMNRSITEQFSEHLPPKRKKESSHRYVLGLYRLMDTLVTKFPKILFEGCSGGGGRFDPGILFYMPQYWTSDNTDGIARLKIQYGTSLVYPIITMGAHVSVCPNHQLNRVTPMNLRLNAAMSGNLGFELDLNDIQDSDLKIVKEGIDFYKKHRPLIQLGEFYRLRSPYNGELTSWMFINREKTEFILFWFVDRGEISYYNQFIKLPYVDENKNYRDIDEKSISGRELKFKGVKLPMLNNDNSSGYFYFNSK; via the coding sequence ATGATTAGATTTGAAGAAGATTTAGAGCAATTTATTTTAGAAACAAAAAATTACTCATACCATATAGAGATACTTAACAATAAGTATTTAAGACATATACAATGGGGACGAAAAATCCCACAATTAAACAGACCCTGTAGTGAAAATGATAGGGATCTTGAATATACTGTTGATATTGATTTTCCTAATAAGGTATTTATTGAAAGCCACCCCCTTGAATTTGGTATTGAGGGCTCTGGAGATTTCAGACGACCTTCTGTATCATTAAATAGTAGTTTAGGAAGACCTTTTAATGATCTTGAATATTTCGATTATAAGATAAATAAGGGCAAGAAAAAACTTATAGGATTACCATCATCCCGATATAACGAAGGTGATTTAGTAGAAACCCTCTCAATCTTTTTAAAAGATCCAGAATCGAAGGTTTTAGTTGAGCTTTTATACAGTGTATTTGACGATTATGACGTTATAACTCGGTCAATGAATATAAGTAACACTTCTAATGAAGCTGTTGATATAAACAGTATTATGAGCTTCTCATTAGACATTCCTTCTGCTACTAATGGTGAAGATTTAGGCTTAATTTCCTTAGAAGGAAGTTGGGCAAGAGAGCGACATATAGAAAGAGGTCCCTTAAGAAAAGGGAAAACAACAATTTCAAGTAATAGAGGTATTAGTAGCCATATTTTAAATCCTTTTTGTTGTTTAGCTCCAAAGAGTACCACAGAGTTTATTGGTGAAAGCTGGAGTTTTTCTTTGATTTATAGTGGTAATTTTATGTTAGAAATGGAAAAAAGTTTTACTAATAACATTCGGGTATCAGGGGGTATCAACCCAGAGAACTTCTCTTGGACTTTAGAAGAAAATTCCAGTTTTCAAACTCCAGAGGCTATTCTTGTATATTCTGATGAAGGCTTAAATGGTATGAGCAATATATATCATAAGTTTCTAAGAGACAGACTACTACCTAAAGAGTTTGGTAACAGCGAAAGACCTATTCTTATAAATAACTGGGAATCTACATATTTTGATTTTGATCATGATAAAATTATCTCTATTTCAAAAAAAGCAAAGGAAGTAGGCATAGAACTTTGTGTTTTAGATGATGGATGGTTTGGAGATAGAGATGGTGATACAAAGGGTCTTGGAAACTGGAGTGTTAATAAGGATAAATTACCCAAGGGGTTAGAAGGCCTTAGTAGTGAGATAAACCAAAATAGTATGAAATTTGGTTTATGGGTGGAACCAGAGATGGTAAATGATGATGCAAAAATTATTAAAGAACACCCGGATTGGCTTCTTGGAGCATATAAAGAAAATCCAGTTAGGGGTAGAAACCAGCTTGTATTAGATCTTGCTAATCCTGAGGTAGTGGATTGGTTAATAGAAACATTTACAGATGTATTTTCCTGGGGAAACATTTCCTATATAAAGTGGGATATGAACCGCTCAATTACCGAGCAATTCTCTGAGCATTTACCCCCTAAAAGGAAAAAAGAATCATCCCATCGATATGTACTTGGATTATATAGATTAATGGATACATTAGTTACAAAGTTTCCTAAAATCCTCTTTGAGGGCTGTTCTGGTGGTGGAGGACGTTTTGATCCTGGTATACTTTTTTATATGCCCCAATACTGGACAAGTGATAATACTGATGGTATTGCAAGGCTTAAGATTCAATATGGAACTAGTTTGGTTTATCCTATAATAACTATGGGTGCACATGTTTCTGTCTGTCCTAATCACCAACTTAACAGAGTTACTCCTATGAATTTAAGGTTAAATGCAGCTATGTCAGGGAATTTAGGTTTTGAACTAGATTTAAATGATATTCAAGATAGCGATCTAAAAATTGTAAAAGAGGGTATTGATTTTTATAAAAAACATAGGCCACTAATTCAACTTGGTGAGTTTTATAGACTGCGCTCCCCATATAATGGCGAGTTAACTAGCTGGATGTTTATTAATAGGGAAAAAACTGAATTTATACTTTTTTGGTTTGTAGATAGAGGGGAGATATCATACTATAACCAGTTTATTAAACTACCCTATGTAGATGAAAATAAAAATTATAGAGATATTGATGAAAAGAGTATTAGTGGAAGGGAGTTAAAGTTTAAGGGAGTCAAGCTCCCTATGTTAAATAATGATAATAGTAGTGGATACTTTTATTTTAACTCTAAGTAG
- a CDS encoding TrkH family potassium uptake protein, with protein sequence MRIIYLKERDILFLFFISIIIIGTTLLFFPIAWQSDKEYTFVDSLFTAVSAVCVTGLSTVDIVGMTLFGKIVLLILIQVGGLGLITFSSMFLALPRKKLTLANTKIIQNYFTNEKIVDPKYIIKIVLRLTLTIELIGAFFLFFSFKKFDIPDPIFSSIFHSVSAFCNAGFSTIPGGLEIFRNQAFGSVTFMLLIVTGGMGFVVLQDIFDFICKRDVVLLLHTKIMLVSTLILIFSGCLLFYIFEFDNITFEGLTWSEKILPALFQSITTRTAGFNTINQGDMTMPSKAISLGLMLIGGGSGSTAGGIKVTTAFLILGVLVQGLNADKGLTVFKRKISSINLTKAGIFFGKAIIIVFMSILGILIAESFYGSKFTFMEITFESFSAIATVGLSLGITSDLSVISKLIIIFTMFAGRIGLFSLIIPVNEIKIDRIINYPEGEVLIG encoded by the coding sequence ATGAGAATAATTTATTTAAAAGAGAGGGATATCCTCTTCTTATTTTTTATATCAATTATTATTATTGGTACAACTCTTCTGTTTTTTCCTATTGCGTGGCAGAGTGATAAGGAGTATACCTTTGTAGACTCACTCTTTACAGCGGTTTCTGCAGTTTGTGTAACAGGACTTTCTACAGTAGATATTGTAGGGATGACCTTATTTGGAAAAATAGTTTTACTAATTCTTATACAGGTAGGGGGGTTAGGACTAATTACATTTTCTTCCATGTTTTTAGCTCTACCTAGGAAAAAGTTAACCCTTGCAAATACAAAAATAATTCAGAACTATTTTACTAACGAAAAAATTGTAGATCCCAAATATATAATCAAAATTGTATTAAGGCTTACCCTAACAATAGAGCTTATTGGCGCTTTTTTTCTGTTTTTTTCGTTTAAGAAATTTGATATTCCAGATCCCATTTTTTCATCTATTTTTCACTCTGTATCTGCCTTCTGCAACGCTGGATTTTCTACTATACCTGGTGGTCTTGAGATTTTCCGTAATCAGGCATTTGGCTCTGTAACATTTATGTTATTAATTGTTACAGGGGGTATGGGATTTGTTGTCCTTCAGGACATTTTTGATTTTATTTGTAAAAGAGATGTTGTTCTACTACTACATACAAAGATTATGCTTGTAAGTACACTAATTCTTATTTTTAGCGGTTGTCTGCTTTTTTATATTTTCGAATTTGATAATATCACTTTTGAAGGGCTAACATGGAGTGAAAAAATTCTACCGGCACTATTCCAGTCTATTACTACTAGAACTGCGGGTTTTAATACAATTAATCAGGGAGATATGACTATGCCATCAAAGGCGATATCTTTAGGTCTTATGTTAATTGGAGGAGGGTCAGGTTCAACAGCTGGAGGTATTAAGGTTACTACAGCATTTTTGATTTTAGGTGTTTTGGTTCAAGGGCTAAATGCTGATAAAGGTTTAACAGTTTTTAAAAGAAAGATAAGCTCTATAAATTTAACAAAGGCTGGAATCTTTTTTGGTAAAGCGATTATTATAGTATTTATGTCCATTTTGGGAATACTTATTGCTGAATCATTTTATGGTAGTAAATTTACATTTATGGAGATTACTTTTGAGTCATTTTCTGCCATAGCTACCGTTGGATTGTCCTTGGGGATAACATCGGATCTGTCTGTAATTAGTAAGTTGATTATTATATTTACTATGTTTGCAGGACGTATAGGTCTTTTCTCCTTAATTATTCCAGTTAATGAGATTAAAATAGATAGAATTATTAACTATCCAGAAGGGGAGGTTTTAATAGGATGA
- the xylA gene encoding xylose isomerase, with protein sequence MKEYFPGINKIKFEGEDSNNPLAFKYYDAEKIVAGKPMKDHLRFSMSYWHTMTGEGSDPFGMGTMERSYDGLEGMELAKARVDAAFELMEKLGMEYFCFHDLDISPEGNSLKEKEENLDIIVDLIEDKMKQTGIKLLWGTTNGFSNPRFVHGASTAPNADVFAFAAAQVKKAIEITNRLGGENYVFWGGREGYETLLNTDVALENDNFARFLHLAKDYANKIGFKGQFLIEPKPKEPTKHQYDFDTMTVLGFLRKYGLEDVIKMNIEANHATLAGHTFQHELLMSRINGVLGSIDANQGDMLLGWDTDQFPTNIYDATMCMYEVLKNGGIAPGGLNFDSKVRRGSFQSDDLFISYIVGMDTFAKGLLVADKLYSDGVLEDFISKRYESYTTGIGKEIVDGRADFETLAEYAKNNDQIKNSSGRQEMLEGIVNQFIYKN encoded by the coding sequence ATGAAAGAGTACTTTCCAGGTATTAATAAAATTAAATTTGAGGGTGAGGATTCTAACAATCCATTAGCTTTTAAATATTACGATGCAGAAAAGATTGTTGCAGGTAAACCGATGAAGGATCACTTACGATTCTCAATGAGTTATTGGCACACTATGACTGGAGAAGGCAGCGATCCCTTTGGAATGGGAACTATGGAGAGATCCTATGATGGTTTAGAAGGGATGGAACTTGCTAAAGCTAGAGTTGATGCAGCTTTTGAACTTATGGAAAAACTTGGAATGGAGTACTTCTGCTTCCATGATTTAGACATATCTCCTGAAGGAAACTCTTTAAAAGAGAAGGAAGAGAATTTAGACATTATCGTTGATCTAATAGAAGATAAAATGAAGCAAACAGGGATTAAACTTCTATGGGGAACAACAAATGGTTTCTCAAATCCAAGGTTTGTTCACGGTGCATCAACAGCTCCAAATGCTGATGTATTTGCCTTTGCTGCAGCCCAGGTAAAAAAAGCAATAGAGATAACAAATAGACTAGGTGGAGAGAACTACGTCTTTTGGGGTGGACGAGAGGGTTATGAGACACTACTTAATACAGACGTAGCCCTTGAAAATGACAACTTTGCTAGATTCCTGCATTTAGCTAAAGATTATGCAAATAAAATAGGGTTTAAAGGTCAGTTTCTAATTGAGCCTAAGCCAAAGGAACCAACAAAACACCAATACGATTTTGATACAATGACAGTTTTAGGCTTTCTAAGGAAATATGGCTTAGAAGACGTAATTAAGATGAATATTGAAGCTAACCATGCAACTTTAGCTGGACACACATTTCAACACGAGTTATTAATGTCTCGAATTAATGGAGTTTTAGGCAGTATAGATGCTAACCAGGGTGATATGTTATTAGGTTGGGATACAGACCAGTTTCCAACTAATATTTACGATGCAACAATGTGTATGTATGAGGTATTAAAAAACGGTGGTATTGCTCCAGGAGGTCTTAACTTCGATTCGAAAGTAAGACGTGGTTCTTTCCAGTCTGATGATCTATTTATCTCCTATATAGTTGGAATGGATACATTTGCTAAAGGGTTATTAGTTGCAGATAAGCTCTACTCAGATGGAGTATTAGAGGACTTTATAAGCAAAAGATATGAGTCATATACTACTGGTATTGGTAAAGAGATTGTTGATGGAAGGGCTGATTTTGAAACTCTAGCAGAGTATGCAAAAAATAATGATCAGATAAAAAATTCCTCAGGTAGGCAAGAGATGCTAGAGGGTATTGTAAACCAATTCATATATAAGAATTAA